The Bacteroidota bacterium genome contains a region encoding:
- a CDS encoding tetratricopeptide repeat protein, producing the protein MFAGIFIGGCNYTTQRTFEKTPTADEEDPQPNYDISLDEDYQDYVSFMFMGNRNENFSTYFNTYFMASADFEDAYNLYRTSTVASFNKRLDSLNITPAISNEIKEKLTKVIERASKVIQIHKNSKYLDDAVLLIGKSYFYLGDYLQAERKFNEFLTNLSASKLYDEAMYYLGVTKMKLGKTDEASIILKNLVKNAKDKEVRSGAAGELGINAFVKKNYKDAVDYFRQSIELSGDKDNKAVNQFILARIFSLYQPTKAAKEFQNVLDYSSDFDLSFYARLNYAKSLDIEKQYSKANDELDNLRRKYREVPEYKQLAELELANNLYDQKKYKDAISGYFDVIIDYPSSLAASDAYYYLARHYETVENNYLKALVNYKKSTEENASSDYSALSKKKYDVYTRYFALQEKIDTANKVVIPTENKELEKRRVIRNEEKGIKTNLPNNPGNDPNNPNGRENGKGSGMRSYESDFNNVSDTIKEKEERKKKKKETNVPNIKSEDSVKVQDTLITSAIDTAGIRRANDEKFNNYYELAELFLYDLKSVDSSVHYLNVILDKFQEEDKTSRTMYTLATIYANNNQPDKANELYREIIQKYPNTIFANESRKILGVTTIELEEETVKELYKDAEKRLLAGSSRDAVTILTNLKDKYPGSELLPKTYYTLGWIYENVYRNKDSVIYYYRALKEKYPNSEYSQKITEKLAILDYKPEDSLKTKTLLDSNGNPIAMDSLSVRMPADTLNQKIENPTGTDTKEQELDDLLKDKTPDEILKILQDDAKKSQEEEFKKQQENNKQDPGKEPEPPK; encoded by the coding sequence ATGTTCGCAGGAATATTTATCGGCGGATGTAACTATACAACTCAGCGTACTTTCGAAAAAACTCCTACTGCAGACGAAGAAGACCCTCAACCGAATTACGATATTTCTTTAGATGAGGATTATCAGGATTACGTTTCGTTTATGTTCATGGGGAACAGGAATGAAAACTTTTCCACATACTTCAATACATACTTTATGGCATCTGCAGATTTTGAAGATGCATATAATCTTTACAGGACATCAACAGTAGCATCATTCAATAAAAGACTTGACTCACTGAACATAACTCCTGCAATCAGCAATGAAATAAAAGAAAAGCTGACTAAAGTTATTGAAAGGGCATCAAAAGTTATCCAGATTCATAAGAACAGTAAATACTTGGATGATGCAGTGCTTCTCATAGGTAAATCATATTTTTATCTGGGAGATTATCTGCAGGCAGAAAGAAAATTCAACGAGTTCCTTACAAATCTTTCTGCAAGCAAGCTGTATGATGAAGCAATGTATTATCTTGGCGTAACAAAGATGAAGCTTGGAAAAACCGATGAAGCATCAATAATATTAAAGAACCTTGTTAAAAATGCTAAAGATAAAGAAGTCCGTTCAGGCGCTGCCGGCGAGCTGGGCATCAATGCCTTTGTAAAGAAAAATTATAAAGATGCAGTAGATTATTTCAGACAGTCAATAGAACTCTCGGGTGATAAAGATAATAAAGCAGTTAATCAGTTTATACTTGCAAGAATATTTTCACTATACCAGCCAACAAAAGCCGCAAAAGAATTTCAGAATGTTCTTGATTACTCTTCTGATTTTGATTTATCATTTTATGCAAGGCTTAATTATGCCAAATCGCTCGATATTGAAAAACAATACTCCAAAGCCAACGATGAGCTTGATAATCTAAGAAGAAAATACAGAGAAGTTCCTGAATACAAACAGCTTGCTGAACTTGAACTTGCCAATAATTTATACGACCAGAAAAAATATAAAGATGCTATATCCGGTTACTTCGATGTTATAATTGATTATCCTTCATCTTTAGCTGCAAGTGATGCTTATTACTATCTTGCAAGACATTATGAAACTGTGGAGAATAATTATCTTAAGGCACTTGTAAATTATAAAAAATCTACGGAAGAAAACGCTTCATCGGATTATTCTGCATTGAGCAAAAAAAAATATGATGTTTATACACGGTACTTTGCATTGCAGGAAAAAATTGATACTGCGAATAAAGTTGTCATACCGACTGAAAACAAGGAGCTTGAAAAAAGAAGGGTTATCCGAAATGAGGAGAAAGGTATAAAAACCAACCTGCCTAATAACCCCGGAAATGACCCTAATAATCCCAACGGCAGAGAGAACGGAAAGGGTTCAGGTATGCGCAGCTATGAATCTGATTTCAATAATGTATCTGATACAATTAAGGAAAAAGAAGAACGTAAGAAGAAGAAAAAGGAAACCAATGTACCCAATATAAAATCGGAAGATTCTGTAAAGGTACAGGATACTCTTATAACTTCAGCTATAGATACAGCCGGAATAAGAAGAGCTAACGATGAAAAATTTAATAATTACTATGAGCTTGCCGAATTATTTTTATATGATTTAAAAAGCGTAGATTCTTCCGTTCATTACCTGAATGTAATACTGGATAAATTTCAGGAGGAAGATAAAACATCAAGAACTATGTACACGCTCGCTACTATTTACGCAAACAATAATCAGCCGGATAAAGCGAACGAACTCTACAGGGAAATAATACAAAAATATCCGAATACAATTTTCGCAAATGAATCTAGAAAGATTTTAGGTGTTACAACTATCGAGCTTGAAGAGGAAACCGTAAAAGAGCTGTACAAAGATGCAGAGAAAAGACTTCTGGCGGGTTCAAGCAGAGATGCCGTAACAATACTCACAAATTTAAAAGATAAATATCCCGGCAGCGAGTTACTTCCTAAGACATACTATACATTAGGCTGGATATATGAAAATGTTTACAGGAACAAGGACAGCGTGATTTATTATTACAGAGCGCTAAAAGAAAAATATCCGAATTCAGAATATTCGCAGAAGATAACCGAAAAGCTTGCAATACTTGACTACAAACCGGAAGATTCACTAAAGACGAAAACGTTGCTTGATTCCAATGGTAATCCTATAGCAATGGATTCCTTATCAGTAAGAATGCCTGCTGATACTTTAAACCAAAAAATAGAAAATCCAACCGGTACCGATACAAAAGAACAGGAACTTGATGATTTGTTAAAAG
- a CDS encoding T9SS type A sorting domain-containing protein, translating to MKSSILWRFFLCAAILLSVNFSLNAQWIKQQVQGVDSSGFGQESFSAYTLKFADANTGYIGGTNYNYQNSGSIYKTINGGVNWNRLTLNTAFNVQQLEVINPLIVYAACDSGQVIRTITGGLSWTTLNTPPLPSTLIRWRISFINSLTGWITTDNPAATNKTYQTTNGGTSWAIVNSSTGFTKINFQSATKGVGINSNGFFVTTNSGTNWTNTLTDSLLSEFYFLNSNTGWLFSRKSAASSIKGKSWKTTNSGQNWTLLYSNDSGSRAPKDVIFFDEQTGYANYYINKSGIIKTTNGGVNWFNPTDFRLVTSANYYAGPMTFINNSTGWYGTADDFLYKTTTGPGNLVNPFFADYIKIQNSNNISSYTDSRGSLTAPSPLGSNLPGFEYPKGSNNYCLFNSTFALSAVVNGDTLVSQSYNGSDFRAGQFIGGNEVGSRLGEYGLYQIKTGDGSGVPDYDHWPVSQGAPVSGSLPQLTGNQSSFVTLTDMTRTGLTGETAPLKAEVKIYQYSFNDDLRKDAIYYKISITNKNTADWNNAYFSFLVDTDIGTATDDRMGCDSALGLGYGYNGVATDPGYGSTPPAVGYKFVSSTNGFILNSCVPFYNVGSAPPPCLGDPYTPHDFRNYQKALDKCGEPFTYNGLPRNFIFNGDPQTGTGWLSNVNADARFFMTLGPANLAAGETATIIVAAIAARGTGYLNSVTKLKQYAATLPLDVQTVSSVVPKEFKLNQNYPNPFNPVTKISYSVPKASFMELNVYDISGRLVKNLFSGNSQAGNYEVHFNGESLASGIYICRMNSENYTNAIKMILVK from the coding sequence ATGAAATCAAGTATTCTCTGGCGATTTTTTCTTTGTGCAGCAATATTATTATCAGTTAATTTTTCTTTGAATGCTCAATGGATAAAACAGCAGGTTCAGGGTGTAGATTCATCGGGCTTCGGGCAGGAATCTTTCTCTGCCTATACTTTAAAATTTGCTGATGCAAATACAGGTTATATCGGAGGAACTAACTATAATTATCAAAATTCGGGCTCTATATATAAAACCATAAACGGTGGGGTCAACTGGAACCGGCTCACACTTAATACTGCTTTTAATGTGCAGCAGTTAGAAGTTATCAATCCTCTTATAGTATATGCTGCATGCGACTCAGGGCAGGTAATCAGAACAATAACCGGAGGACTTTCCTGGACGACTCTTAATACACCTCCATTGCCGAGTACACTCATTCGGTGGAGAATAAGTTTTATCAATTCTCTTACAGGATGGATTACTACAGATAATCCTGCAGCTACTAATAAAACGTATCAGACCACAAACGGCGGTACATCTTGGGCAATCGTAAATTCTTCCACTGGTTTTACGAAAATAAATTTTCAATCCGCAACAAAAGGAGTGGGAATTAACAGCAACGGATTTTTTGTGACGACTAATTCAGGCACTAATTGGACTAACACATTGACTGATTCGCTTCTTTCTGAATTTTATTTTTTAAATAGTAATACAGGATGGTTGTTTAGTAGAAAATCTGCAGCATCATCAATAAAAGGTAAAAGCTGGAAGACTACAAACAGCGGACAGAACTGGACTCTATTATACTCTAATGATTCGGGCAGCCGCGCTCCTAAAGATGTGATATTTTTTGATGAGCAAACAGGTTATGCAAATTATTATATCAATAAATCAGGAATTATAAAAACAACTAATGGAGGAGTAAACTGGTTTAACCCTACAGATTTCAGATTAGTAACTTCCGCCAATTATTACGCCGGTCCTATGACTTTTATCAATAATTCTACAGGATGGTATGGAACAGCAGACGATTTTTTATATAAAACAACCACCGGTCCGGGTAATCTTGTAAATCCTTTTTTTGCCGATTACATAAAGATTCAAAACTCTAACAATATTAGCAGCTATACAGATTCGCGTGGCAGTCTTACGGCGCCATCGCCGCTGGGATCAAATCTTCCCGGATTTGAATATCCAAAGGGAAGCAATAATTATTGTTTGTTCAATTCAACATTTGCTTTAAGTGCTGTTGTCAACGGAGATACTTTAGTAAGCCAAAGTTACAATGGCTCTGATTTCCGTGCCGGTCAATTTATAGGAGGAAATGAGGTAGGAAGCAGACTTGGTGAATACGGACTTTACCAGATAAAAACCGGAGATGGAAGCGGTGTACCTGACTATGACCATTGGCCTGTATCTCAGGGTGCTCCTGTATCGGGAAGTCTACCTCAGCTGACAGGCAATCAATCATCATTTGTAACTCTTACAGATATGACAAGAACAGGACTTACCGGTGAAACTGCGCCTTTGAAAGCTGAAGTAAAAATATATCAATATTCTTTTAATGATGATTTAAGAAAAGATGCAATCTATTACAAAATTAGTATCACAAATAAAAACACTGCAGATTGGAACAACGCATATTTTTCATTTCTTGTTGATACTGATATTGGCACAGCAACTGATGATAGAATGGGCTGCGATAGTGCATTAGGTCTGGGTTATGGCTACAACGGAGTTGCTACAGACCCGGGTTACGGTTCAACGCCGCCAGCGGTAGGATATAAATTTGTTTCAAGTACCAACGGATTTATTTTAAACTCATGTGTACCTTTCTATAATGTAGGCAGCGCTCCGCCTCCATGTTTGGGAGATCCATACACACCTCATGATTTCAGAAATTATCAGAAAGCTTTAGATAAATGCGGAGAACCTTTTACGTATAACGGCTTACCCAGAAATTTTATTTTTAACGGCGACCCGCAAACAGGAACCGGCTGGCTTTCAAATGTAAATGCTGACGCAAGATTTTTTATGACTCTGGGCCCCGCCAATTTAGCTGCGGGAGAAACCGCAACAATCATAGTTGCAGCAATAGCAGCTCGCGGAACGGGATATCTTAACAGCGTGACAAAATTAAAACAATACGCAGCAACATTACCATTGGATGTGCAGACAGTGAGTTCAGTTGTACCAAAGGAATTTAAGCTGAATCAGAACTATCCGAACCCGTTTAATCCCGTTACAAAAATTTCTTACTCAGTCCCGAAAGCTTCATTCATGGAACTGAATGTATATGATATAAGCGGAAGACTTGTGAAGAATTTATTTTCAGGAAATAGTCAGGCAGGAAATTACGAAGTTCATTTCAACGGCGAGTCACTTGCCTCAGGAATTTATATATGTAGAATGAATTCAGAAAACTATACCAATGCAATAAAAATGATTTTGGTTAAGTAA
- a CDS encoding GNAT family N-acetyltransferase → METENKSVQIIDYNPSHHEAFRKINIDWIKDKFVVEDVDEEVLGNPDKYILSGGGRILMAECEGKLVGTCALINEGDNVYELTKMGVDKTCRGLKIGQLLGEATLQKAKELGAVKVILFSNTKGSENAISLYRKLGFKEIPLDHAAYARADIKMEIVF, encoded by the coding sequence ATGGAAACAGAAAACAAATCAGTTCAAATAATAGATTACAATCCCTCGCATCATGAAGCATTCCGGAAAATAAACATCGACTGGATTAAAGATAAATTTGTAGTTGAAGATGTGGATGAAGAAGTTTTAGGAAATCCTGATAAATACATCCTGAGCGGCGGCGGACGTATACTAATGGCAGAGTGTGAAGGAAAACTTGTAGGCACATGCGCATTGATTAACGAGGGAGATAATGTATATGAACTTACGAAAATGGGAGTTGATAAGACCTGCCGCGGATTGAAAATAGGCCAGCTGCTTGGTGAAGCAACCTTGCAGAAAGCAAAAGAACTCGGAGCAGTAAAAGTAATTTTGTTTTCTAATACCAAAGGCTCTGAAAATGCAATCAGTCTTTACAGAAAACTCGGCTTCAAAGAAATTCCATTAGATCACGCTGCATATGCGCGGGCAGATATAAAAATGGAGATAGTGTTTTAG